The DNA segment TAATGGCTAACTTACCATCTGAACTTGTATGTGGGTGCGCATTACGATCATTAGGCTCACCATGGGTCGCCCAACGAGTGTGCCCAATTCCAAGGCTAGCTTCTAATTTTCGATTCCCAATTTCGGTTTCTAAGTCGGCAACTTTTCCTTTTTTTTTGACGATTTCCAAACCGCCATTTAACAAAGCAACACCGGCACTATCATAACCTCTGTACTCTAATCGTTTAAGACCTTTGATAATGACAGGTAATGCCTGTCTTTTTCCTAAATAACCTACGATTCCACACATTGTTTTACCCTCTTTAAGGTAGATTCCAAATCGGATTTGGATTTTGTTTCTGTTATAACTCGAAAGATTGGTTCCGTATTGGAAGGTCGAATGTGGATCCAAGAATCAGAAACATACATCCACAATCCATCTTTATCGGAAATGAGTTTGGGAGAAAACTCAGATTGAAATTTTTCATATAAAGTTTCTAAGGACATTCCCTTTGCCAGAGGGAATGACTGTTTATCCATATATAAGTTCGGTAACTCATCCATAAGTGTATCAATGGACTTCCCAGTTTCTGCCATAATGTTTAGGATATGTGCAATTCCAGATAATGTATCACGACCAAAGGAAGGAATGTTTGGATCAATGATACCACCATTGCCTTCTCCACCAAATACTGCTTTGGTTTTGATCATTTCTTCCACAACATTTGCTTCACCTACTTTACTTCGGATCACCTCTCCACCAAAACGAGAGGTTACCTCTTCATTTAAAAAGCTAGTCGAAAGGTTCACAACTACCTTCGACTTCTTTTTGTTTGAAGAGAGAACATTCATCAGGGCAAGAGGAAGAGTGTATTCTTCTGAAATGGCTCCTCGTTTTGGAGTGAATAAAACTAACCTGTCAGCATCTGGATCAAGAGCAAAACCAATATCCGCTTTGGATTTTTTGAAACTTGGTTCTACTGTTTTTAATGCTGTCGCCGTAGGTTCTGGAGGACGAGGAAACGTTCCATCTGGTTTACAATTATGTGAGATTACTTTACAACCTAACATCTGTAAAAACTTGGGAACTACATAAGACCCTGCTCCACCCACTGCATCCACAAATACTGTGAACTTTTTCTTTTTGATTTTGTTTACATTCACTCGTTTTAAAACTGATGATAAATGTAAGTCGATATAATCTTCACCTGAATCGATAGTACCTTTAGGGGAAATTTGTTCTTTGGTATAACTTCCTGATTGCAGGATCGAAAGTAATTTTTGATTTTCTGCTGCTGAAAAGAAAAACCCTTTTTTGGAAATAAATTTAAACGCATTCCATTCCATAGGGTTGTGAGATGCAGAAATCATAATCCCACCATTTGCTTTTGCTAAATTGACAACTGCTTTCGTTGTGGGTGTGGGGACAAGACCCAAGGTTAATACAGAACTTCCAGAGGCTAACAAAGCAGAGGTGAGAAGGGATTCTAAATAAGGGCCACTGGGTCGTGAGTCCCTTCCAATCACTACAGTCCCACCATTCATGATGGTTGCAAAGGATTTTGAAAAAGCGAGTGCTTCCTCCAATCCAAAACCTTGTCCAATTTTTCCCCGAACACCGGAGATCGAAATCATAAGGGAGGACAGATCATACTCTTTTGTAAAATGCATACAATACTATCAAGGCTCGTGGATTCGCACTGTAAGTCTATCTTTTTGCTTTGTGAGATGTGTCTGTGATGTGGAAATAAAAAATAGAGTGTGAGGTAAACGGTTTGGGCGATGACAGGATTGAACTGCCGACCCGCTGCTTGTAAGGCAGCTGCTCTCCCAGCTGAGCTAATCGCCCGTTGTTATGACCAGTAAACTAGGTGTTCGAATTCTGTAAATGAGAAATAGAAATAAAAAAGGCCACACTATGGTGGCCTCATTCCAAGGTGCTAAAAGCGAATGTTAGGCGGCTTTTGCCTCAATTGAATTGATGCGAAGGGCCATACGAGATTTCTTACGATCTGCATTTTTTTTATGGATGAGTTTTGTTTTCGCTGCACGGTCCAATTTGGAAGAAAGTTTTGAAAATACAGACAATGCTTCCGTTTTGTCGCCAGACTTAATGGCTTTAATGAGAAGGCGTGCGTAAGTGCGTAATTCACTACGGTCTTCCCCATTTCGCTCTTTTCTACGAGCAGTTCTACGGATGTCTTTTTTAGATGATTTTAAATTAGCCAAGGAATGTCCCCTATGAGGAATTTTTACTTATCTTTTGAGTACCACTCTGACGGTCAAGGCGAAAGAGAAAAAAATGAGAACCAAATCCCCCGGTTCGAACCTCCTTCCTAAGAGGTTTGTATGTTTTCTGCACTGATCTGGATTGATTCCGAACTCTATAAAATTTTGAAAGAACGCCGCTTAGACTTAGGCCTTGTCATAAAAATGGCTATCTTATCCTTAAAGTTAGAGGGTTTGGAACCTGGGGTCTTTCCTAAAGGTGAGATGGGGCATTATGAGAGGTTGGAATTATCGCGGTATGATTTTTTTACATTAAGTATGATTTCTAGGGAGAAGGAAGTTGACCCGAACGTGTTACTCTCATATGCTTTCACAGAAGCTTTGTTGGAAATTTTGCGATTGTGACTCCTGAAAAATCAAAATATCATTATATAAAAATTGATTCGATTTCAGATATCGACCCTCTTAAATTATCCATTTCACAGATCCAACAACGTTATATTGACAAAGATAACAATCGTTATGCCCTAAGATTCAACAAGGAAATCCGTAGGATTGAGATCCTAAAACTAGTAGGAAATCATTTTGAGCTTGTCCCTCACCACCAGACAACAAATTCCAAAGGAGAAGGAGCACCAAATGAGGCAAAACCAGGGAACCAGACCCAACCAACCCCTCCACCCATCATCTCAGAGGACCTTCGTGCCAATCCAATTTTAGGGAAATTAATTTCCACACCAGACCCAAAACCAAGCACACCTGATACAACCTCCAAACCAATCGAGATTTCCAAAGACAAACTTTCTCCAGTCGTTGAAGAAAATCTGATGCGTGAGGATGTCGATTTGGATATCTTTGATGGGGAAGAACCTCCGAAGCCAGAAGAAACTCTCTCTCACGATGGGCTTTTAAATACACCCGAACCTCCAAAACCAGAGGAAGAGATCGACCACACTCAAATCAATGCAAACACCAGACTCGAAGAAGGGTCAGGGGAAAAAACAGCTCAACAACGAATTGATGATTTTTTAAAAATCATTGCCACTTACAGAGAAAGAATCACTGCCATCATTCGCAACTTACAATCCTCTCGTATTTTTGAGCTCACTGGAGATCCTTCCGAGAATAAAAATATTGTAGGGAATTTTTCCAGAGAAATGGAAGCAACCGTATTTGAAGCCATCGATAAAATGATCGATCTGCATAAAGAAATGACCTCTTATCCTCGTCCAATTACCTATTACATTTCCAAAGCACCTGTGGAAAAACGCGAAGAGATGAAATTAATCGAATCTGATAAAGAAAAATTAAACAACCTTCACTTGTTTGAAATGCAAAGGCATACAGATTCGATCATCAAAGATCTTAAAAAATTGAGTTTGCAGTTATTGAATATATTGAATCTCAAAAATGAAATTCAAGTCAAACAATTACAGTATGCAAACCAGTTGATGTATGTGGATGCAAAGAACGCGTCTCTTTATTTTGCACAGGATTTAGACAAAACCATTTTGGAAATTGAACACTGGAAACAATCGAAATGAAAGAACTGTCAGAAGCAGAAACAAAAGCCATATTAGAAAAAATACGATCAGAATATAGAGAACATGGAAAACTCAATCCCAAAGCTTTTGACCAAACTGGTTTTGAACAACGATACTTACAAGTATTGAAACTTCGTGGAAACATTTCAAAATTTCTCACAGAAGAAGTTACCTTTTTAGAACAACTCAAATCAAAATTCCAAGAACTTGCGGCCAAAAAAGAAGCTGCAAAAGCCCAAACACTCAATCGCATTATGGATGAATCAATTGAGAAATTGGCCAAATACAAAAAGGTGGACTTCCATCCTTTGGCAAAAGTAGAAACTCGTTATTTTTACGGTGCTATGTTGGATTTTACAGAAATCGAACTCCCTGTCCTCATTTATATTTTTAAGGGAACACCTGAATACACACATTTACAAGATGCAGTTTTACAAGTGGAACGAATTGGACTCACACGCCGAGGACTACCTTCCATGAAAATGCAAGAGTTCATGAAAACCTTGTTAGATGCCAATGGCAACGCTATCGTGATTGAAAAGGCATCCCAAAATCTTTTAAAAGACGGATGTATTGCCCTAAAGAATATCATTGTGGCTGTGCAAGATCTGACTGCCAAAAACAGAATTAATCCAGATATGATTGTCCAAGTGAATGAAAAAGAATACCCGAATTCCTTTAATGCATACAACGGCAAAAAGTTTGGAGAAAGTTTGAACCGTATCACTGAACGATGCAAACAAATCATACAAGATTTTCGAATGAATGCGTTGATGAATATCGAAGGTTGATTCATATGTGGCTTCATGGACCCTATTTTACTTGGTGTCAGCGACACAATTGAATCAGAATTTGATGCGGAAGTTTATAAAAACCTAACTCCCCTCGAGAAATACCATTCCTTACTTTTTAACTCAGTAGACAAACTGTTTGGATTCTTAGGAACCGACAGAGAAAAACTTAAACCCTATCTCACTGATTTTGTTTCTGTTGAAGCCCAATCCCTCGGTAGAGAAGGGTATGGGTTTACGATCAAAGATGCAAACGATATGGGATTTGGAGGTCTTGCCTGCCATACGGTGGACCTCGGTGGGGCAAGTGTGGGTGGTGCGATCCAACAAGCACATACCATTGTAAAAGCCAATCCCTATGCTGTTGTACTTGTAGCAGCGGCTGATATTCCAAAGTCAGTATTCAAACAGGTATCCGATCTGAAACGACTCACAGCGACTGTTTGCCATAAAGATTGGGAGATGCCGTATGGAGCTACACTCATTGGTCTCTATTCACTGTTATGTGAACGAATGATGTTTGATACTGGTGTGACAAGTGATGACTTAGAAGAGATCACAAAACACTTTCGATCATTAGCGGAAACCAATCCTCGTGCCTTCCAATTCCAAAAACCATTGGTGGAGAAACAACTTAAAAAACCACTTTCGGGTGTTTATAGCACACCGATGATTGCCATAGTCACGGATCATGGATTTGCAACCCTCATTACTTCTGAAGCCATGAAACAGAAGTTAATCGAAAAGAAAGTAATTAAATCCGATGCCAAACACATCTATGTGATTGGTTCTGGACATAGTGCCCATGCCGAATACCTGATCCAAAAGAAGGATTTAAAAAGTCCAGCGGGCCTTGCTTGTGAGAGAGCTGTCGCTTCGAGTGGAATCAATCGATCAGAGATTGAATATGCGTGGATTTATGATTGTTTTACAGGGATGATCATCCATGAAGCTTCCTGGTATTTTGGAGTGTCTCCAAAAGAAACGGCTACTGCCCTTCGCCAAGGGAAAATCTCGAATGGAACCAAAGAAATCCCGATCAATTTAGGTGGTGGGATTTTAAATTACCAAGCAGCCATGGCACTTTCCGGGGCAACAGGACTTGTGGATGTTTGTAGCCAATACGGACTTTCTGTCCATCCTCTGCCGAATGTGTTAAGTGAACCACCTAAGGTGAGTTTGCTTGGAGGGAATGGTGGAATTGATAGCATCAACTCTGTGATCCTTTTTTCCAAAGAGAAAATGGAAAAAACACCAAAAGAACCGATGAGCTTAAAACC comes from the Leptospira ellinghausenii genome and includes:
- the rpsT gene encoding 30S ribosomal protein S20 is translated as MANLKSSKKDIRRTARRKERNGEDRSELRTYARLLIKAIKSGDKTEALSVFSKLSSKLDRAAKTKLIHKKNADRKKSRMALRINSIEAKAA
- a CDS encoding thiolase C-terminal domain-containing protein, with protein sequence MDPILLGVSDTIESEFDAEVYKNLTPLEKYHSLLFNSVDKLFGFLGTDREKLKPYLTDFVSVEAQSLGREGYGFTIKDANDMGFGGLACHTVDLGGASVGGAIQQAHTIVKANPYAVVLVAAADIPKSVFKQVSDLKRLTATVCHKDWEMPYGATLIGLYSLLCERMMFDTGVTSDDLEEITKHFRSLAETNPRAFQFQKPLVEKQLKKPLSGVYSTPMIAIVTDHGFATLITSEAMKQKLIEKKVIKSDAKHIYVIGSGHSAHAEYLIQKKDLKSPAGLACERAVASSGINRSEIEYAWIYDCFTGMIIHEASWYFGVSPKETATALRQGKISNGTKEIPINLGGGILNYQAAMALSGATGLVDVCSQYGLSVHPLPNVLSEPPKVSLLGGNGGIDSINSVILFSKEKMEKTPKEPMSLKPLEVNVPSPKEKEKATILSATTIYFNPGGEKKPPYLIVCSTKDNGEMVLTNLYDKEGKEIVSKEELALGKTKVEFQMIDGKIQAVVV
- the glmM gene encoding phosphoglucosamine mutase, yielding MHFTKEYDLSSLMISISGVRGKIGQGFGLEEALAFSKSFATIMNGGTVVIGRDSRPSGPYLESLLTSALLASGSSVLTLGLVPTPTTKAVVNLAKANGGIMISASHNPMEWNAFKFISKKGFFFSAAENQKLLSILQSGSYTKEQISPKGTIDSGEDYIDLHLSSVLKRVNVNKIKKKKFTVFVDAVGGAGSYVVPKFLQMLGCKVISHNCKPDGTFPRPPEPTATALKTVEPSFKKSKADIGFALDPDADRLVLFTPKRGAISEEYTLPLALMNVLSSNKKKSKVVVNLSTSFLNEEVTSRFGGEVIRSKVGEANVVEEMIKTKAVFGGEGNGGIIDPNIPSFGRDTLSGIAHILNIMAETGKSIDTLMDELPNLYMDKQSFPLAKGMSLETLYEKFQSEFSPKLISDKDGLWMYVSDSWIHIRPSNTEPIFRVITETKSKSDLESTLKRVKQCVES
- a CDS encoding LIC_10450 family protein → MTPEKSKYHYIKIDSISDIDPLKLSISQIQQRYIDKDNNRYALRFNKEIRRIEILKLVGNHFELVPHHQTTNSKGEGAPNEAKPGNQTQPTPPPIISEDLRANPILGKLISTPDPKPSTPDTTSKPIEISKDKLSPVVEENLMREDVDLDIFDGEEPPKPEETLSHDGLLNTPEPPKPEEEIDHTQINANTRLEEGSGEKTAQQRIDDFLKIIATYRERITAIIRNLQSSRIFELTGDPSENKNIVGNFSREMEATVFEAIDKMIDLHKEMTSYPRPITYYISKAPVEKREEMKLIESDKEKLNNLHLFEMQRHTDSIIKDLKKLSLQLLNILNLKNEIQVKQLQYANQLMYVDAKNASLYFAQDLDKTILEIEHWKQSK